Part of the Solwaraspora sp. WMMA2065 genome is shown below.
CGCCGCCGCCGGGGTCCCGGTCGACCGGTCGCCTGACGAGACGTACCAGACCGGGCTGAAGTCGAACTGCCGGCCGGGCCGGTAGCGGCGGTCCGCGCCGCCACGCCCGCCGATCATCGCCAGACCGGCCACCACGAGCACGATGACCGCCGGGATCACGACGAAGAAGAGCACCGTGTTGGTAACAGACAATCTCAACGCCCCCCGGCATCGGTTCAAGGGACTCAGCGGATGTCTGGAGTGGTGGACCTGGCCACACCGCCAGCCCGTTCCGGCTCAGACGCCTTCACGGTAGCGGAGGGCCCGGCCCGCCAGATCTCCGGGTGCCGACCGGGCCAGCCGGTCCGCTCCTCCAGCTGAGCGGCCGCGGCCAGCACGGTGGCGTCCGCGCCACCGCGGCCGGTCAGCAGAACCCCCACCGGCTGCCCGGCCGTACTCTGCGCCACCGGGACGGACACCGACGGTTGCCCAGTGACGTTGAACACCGCACAGTACGGCGAGAAGCGCCGCTGCCGGTCGAAGTCCTCGGCCGGGTCACCCGTTTCGGTGAACCAGCCGACCGGGGCCTGCGGAGCGCTCAACGTCGGGCACAGCAGCAGGTCCAGCCCGACCACCGCGTGCATCGCCCGGCGTACCTGGACCTGCAGCTCGGCCAGGGTGGCGACCAGCGTCGCGGCGCTGATCGCGTTGCCCCGGCGGCGTAGCAGCCGGGTCAACGGCAGCAGCCGCGCCTCTCGTTCCGGTGGCACCGGGGCCAGCGCGAGCACGTACCAGACGGTCTCGAACAGCGGCCACAGGTCCGGGCCGAGCGGCGCCGGGACGTCGACCACCTCGTGGCCGGCGTCGGCGAGCAGCGCGGCCGCCGTGTCCACCGCTGCCAGGCAGTCCGGATGCACCGGTTCGTCGGCGAGCATCGGGGTGGTGAACCGGCCGATCCGCAGCCGGCCGGGGTCCGCGCGACGGGCCGCCGCCAGATAGCCGCCGGGCGGCGGTGGCGGTGCCAGGTACGGCTCACCGGGCACCGGCACCGCGATCGCGTCGAGCATCGCGGCAGCGTCGGCGACGGTCCGGGCGATCGGTCCGTGGCTGGGCAGACCGAACCCGCCGGCACCGAGCGGGCCGCCGGAGACGACC
Proteins encoded:
- a CDS encoding amidase, producing MSQIHDLTALEQAAAIRRGELSGIEIVEHYLARIDAHSDTVGAFVTVTAEHAREQALALGRVAPGIRSRQHPGPLYGVPVAIKDLTLTAGVRTTFGSAAFADYVPSVDADVVRLLRAAGTVSLGKTTAAELGCSLYTEGEVAPPARNPWDLACTAGGSSGGAAAAVAAGLVPFAQGSDGGGSCRIPAALCGLVGYKPTRGVVSGGPLGAGGFGLPSHGPIARTVADAAAMLDAIAVPVPGEPYLAPPPPPGGYLAAARRADPGRLRIGRFTTPMLADEPVHPDCLAAVDTAAALLADAGHEVVDVPAPLGPDLWPLFETVWYVLALAPVPPEREARLLPLTRLLRRRGNAISAATLVATLAELQVQVRRAMHAVVGLDLLLCPTLSAPQAPVGWFTETGDPAEDFDRQRRFSPYCAVFNVTGQPSVSVPVAQSTAGQPVGVLLTGRGGADATVLAAAAQLEERTGWPGRHPEIWRAGPSATVKASEPERAGGVARSTTPDIR